In Phyllobacterium zundukense, one DNA window encodes the following:
- a CDS encoding DUF968 domain-containing protein: MASAVRRLPTAFSITKPSTKKQPRQHVEAHLKFIRSLPCLVTGARDVEAAHIRYGNMRWGKRTTGAGEKPDDQWVVPLSQKMHREQHDFGDEELWWREKGIDPVLVAMALWRATGDEQAAESIIREARR, encoded by the coding sequence ATGGCATCGGCTGTTCGCAGACTCCCAACGGCATTCTCAATCACCAAACCGAGCACGAAGAAGCAACCGCGACAGCACGTTGAAGCTCACCTCAAATTTATACGCTCCCTGCCCTGTCTCGTGACAGGCGCTCGTGACGTGGAAGCCGCGCATATCCGGTACGGCAACATGCGATGGGGAAAGCGCACAACCGGCGCCGGTGAAAAGCCAGACGATCAGTGGGTAGTTCCCCTCTCCCAAAAAATGCATCGCGAACAGCACGACTTCGGCGACGAAGAGCTTTGGTGGCGCGAGAAGGGTATCGATCCCGTTCTGGTCGCAATGGCGCTGTGGCGCGCTACCGGTGACGAACAGGCTGCAGAATCCATCATTCGAGAAGCGAGGCGGTGA
- a CDS encoding BA14K family protein has translation MKRLAIFALSLVTALTSAPPAMAFPTVAVPKIEVQEAQPVQYRRYRGGYNRGYYRGYRGHGHHNGNDDWALALGGLATGVIIGGLLAQPRYYGPSYYDQGYYGPTYYRPRYYAPRNYRQVYYGGNAHTRWCYARYRSYRAYDNTFQPYYGPRRACVSSYY, from the coding sequence ATGAAAAGGTTAGCAATCTTTGCCCTGTCGCTGGTGACGGCGCTGACGAGCGCCCCGCCGGCCATGGCGTTTCCCACCGTTGCCGTGCCGAAGATCGAAGTCCAAGAGGCGCAGCCGGTCCAGTACAGGCGTTACCGCGGCGGTTACAACCGTGGATACTATCGAGGCTACCGCGGGCATGGACACCACAATGGTAACGACGATTGGGCATTGGCACTCGGCGGGCTCGCGACTGGCGTAATCATCGGCGGATTGCTGGCGCAGCCGAGGTATTATGGCCCCAGCTACTACGATCAGGGCTATTACGGGCCGACCTATTACCGTCCGCGCTACTACGCGCCACGCAATTACCGCCAGGTCTATTATGGCGGCAACGCACACACGCGCTGGTGCTATGCCCGCTACCGGTCCTACAGGGCTTACGACAACACGTTCCAGCCCTACTACGGTCCGCGACGGGCGTGCGTCTCATCCTACTATTGA
- the bet gene encoding phage recombination protein Bet, producing the protein MNAIAPFAHSSRQIALIQNTVAKDCNAGEFDLFIEVARAKGLDPFLGQIIPMIFSKDDAKKRKMTIIISRDGQRVIAQRCGDYRPASKPPVYELDTELKGSTNPQGIVSVTTYLWKRDPKTTQWFEVAGQAYWEEFAPIKTGADEYEWVDTGEVWEDSGKPKKMKKPVGDTRLMLDDSGNWCRMPRLMIAKCAEMQALRAGWPEQFTGLYDEAELDRAKMLDLTASEIVEHEREENRLKLIAGNDAITVTWGDGWVLENVPVGKFFDRAEQFINESDAATVAKWADANRDPLRTFWAKSPTDALELKKLIEAAAKRRAMQSEAA; encoded by the coding sequence ATGAACGCCATTGCTCCATTCGCGCATTCGTCGCGGCAGATTGCCCTGATCCAGAACACCGTTGCCAAAGACTGCAATGCGGGTGAGTTCGATCTGTTCATTGAAGTTGCGCGCGCCAAAGGTCTTGATCCGTTTCTAGGGCAGATCATTCCCATGATCTTCTCAAAGGACGATGCGAAGAAACGGAAGATGACCATCATCATCAGCCGCGACGGCCAACGGGTTATCGCACAGCGATGCGGTGACTACAGGCCGGCAAGCAAGCCGCCAGTCTACGAACTCGATACTGAACTGAAAGGGTCAACAAACCCGCAAGGCATCGTCTCGGTCACAACGTATCTTTGGAAGCGGGATCCCAAAACCACCCAATGGTTTGAAGTCGCCGGTCAGGCTTATTGGGAAGAGTTTGCGCCAATCAAGACCGGCGCGGATGAATACGAATGGGTCGATACCGGCGAAGTTTGGGAAGACAGCGGCAAGCCGAAGAAAATGAAAAAGCCAGTTGGGGACACCCGGTTGATGCTTGACGATTCCGGCAATTGGTGCCGCATGCCTCGGCTCATGATTGCCAAGTGCGCCGAAATGCAGGCGCTTCGCGCTGGATGGCCCGAGCAGTTCACCGGCCTATATGACGAGGCCGAACTGGATCGCGCCAAGATGTTGGACCTGACCGCTTCCGAAATTGTCGAGCATGAGCGCGAAGAAAACCGATTGAAGCTGATCGCTGGCAACGACGCGATCACCGTCACCTGGGGCGACGGATGGGTTCTTGAGAACGTGCCTGTTGGCAAGTTCTTCGATCGCGCCGAGCAGTTCATCAATGAAAGCGATGCGGCAACCGTCGCCAAATGGGCGGATGCAAATCGCGATCCATTGCGGACGTTCTGGGCAAAATCGCCGACCGACGCGCTTGAACTGAAAAAACTCATCGAAGCGGCTGCGAAGCGTAGAGCGATGCAAAGTGAGGCCGCATGA
- a CDS encoding DUF2171 domain-containing protein, producing MTETRIKEHMEVIGADGVHVGTVDRLEGGRIKLTKKDSGEGSHKGHHHYISISLIAEVEGNKVRLSANSDVAVMFEEEASEK from the coding sequence ATGACTGAAACACGCATCAAGGAACATATGGAAGTAATCGGCGCCGACGGCGTCCATGTCGGCACCGTCGACCGCCTCGAGGGCGGGCGGATCAAGCTGACGAAGAAAGACAGCGGCGAGGGCTCGCACAAGGGTCACCACCACTACATTTCGATATCGCTGATCGCGGAAGTTGAGGGCAACAAGGTTCGCCTCTCCGCCAATTCCGATGTCGCGGTGATGTTCGAGGAAGAAGCGTCGGAGAAATAA
- a CDS encoding S24 family peptidase, which yields MTFDDRPEAAKRLEQARIARGFKSAKDATTFFGWNYDTYAQHENGTRGIVRAADRYAKAYRVSQGWLLTGEGDGPGMTDHVPLKGRVGAGAEVYAIDNGGDDWVDAPADADAHTVAVEVSGDSMFPAYEDGTLLYYSRLLPPDTMINRRCVVQLANERIFVKILRKGTSDNAWNLQSLNPLYPDMIDETVEWAAPIDWIKPK from the coding sequence ATGACATTTGATGATCGCCCTGAAGCCGCAAAGCGGCTCGAACAAGCCCGGATCGCCCGCGGCTTTAAATCTGCCAAGGACGCAACGACGTTCTTCGGATGGAACTACGATACGTACGCTCAACACGAAAATGGCACTCGAGGCATTGTCCGGGCTGCCGACCGGTATGCCAAGGCCTACCGTGTAAGCCAAGGCTGGCTACTCACTGGCGAAGGCGATGGACCTGGAATGACCGATCACGTTCCTTTGAAAGGCCGTGTCGGCGCAGGCGCCGAAGTTTACGCAATCGACAACGGCGGAGACGATTGGGTTGATGCGCCAGCAGATGCTGATGCGCATACTGTGGCAGTCGAAGTCAGCGGGGATTCGATGTTCCCCGCGTATGAAGACGGAACGCTGCTTTACTATTCGCGTCTGTTGCCTCCGGACACGATGATTAATCGTCGATGCGTGGTTCAACTCGCAAATGAGAGGATTTTCGTGAAGATCCTGCGCAAGGGAACTTCGGACAACGCGTGGAACCTCCAGAGCCTCAATCCACTTTATCCGGACATGATCGACGAGACGGTGGAGTGGGCGGCGCCAATTGACTGGATCAAGCCCAAATGA
- a CDS encoding helix-turn-helix domain-containing protein has protein sequence MNQHIDIKALRERLNWKQDRLARFLGVDRSSVSHMENGRPPRGPVRKLLETLVSAADRGDVDALSSDLENAA, from the coding sequence ATGAACCAACATATCGATATCAAAGCACTTAGAGAGCGCCTTAACTGGAAGCAAGACCGCTTGGCTCGTTTTCTAGGTGTGGACCGATCGAGTGTGTCGCACATGGAGAACGGTAGACCACCTCGTGGTCCTGTCAGGAAGCTTCTTGAAACTCTGGTGTCTGCGGCTGATCGCGGTGATGTTGACGCGCTTTCTTCTGATTTGGAGAACGCAGCATGA
- a CDS encoding NAD(P)H-hydrate dehydratase, which yields MAYEILTPREMGEADRLTIAAGPGDGYGLMLNAGTAIARHLLARQGDIAEFHILCGPGNNGGDGYVIARILAESGARVYIWSAGEPKPGTDAARALADCPLKPRPIDGFHPADKSLVVDALFGAGLDRPVTGKVAVAIARANDAPVRRVAVDVPSGLDGFSGQPLGPVFKAHCTTTFFRKKPGHLLYPGRTLCGDLIVADIGIADDVLDTLQPRCFENTPALWQKLLPAPDVDTHKYRRGHVAVFSGDATATGAARLSALAAARSGAGAVTLLSPAEALAVNAAHLTSIMLSRCDHMEDLRSFIEKRKPSAFVLGPGFGIGETARKFALSLLQDQADKLVFDADAMTSFQDHPDILFAAARKSPSTRLVLTPHEGEFKRLFPDVVETKMPSKLERARAAAVRAGAVIVYKGADTVIASPDGRAAINANGTPLLATAGSGDVLAGLTGGLLAQGMPPYEAACAAVFIHGAAARRLGFGLIAEDLPAAAAKVIAGLLGNLIEE from the coding sequence ATGGCTTACGAGATTTTGACGCCCCGCGAGATGGGTGAGGCAGACAGGCTGACCATCGCGGCTGGCCCGGGCGACGGCTACGGTCTGATGCTGAACGCCGGCACTGCCATCGCCCGCCATCTCCTCGCCCGACAGGGCGACATAGCCGAATTCCATATCCTGTGCGGACCCGGCAACAATGGTGGCGATGGCTATGTCATTGCCCGCATCCTCGCCGAGAGCGGCGCGCGCGTGTATATCTGGTCTGCGGGCGAACCCAAGCCCGGAACCGACGCAGCGCGTGCATTGGCAGACTGCCCGCTCAAGCCTCGCCCGATTGACGGATTCCACCCGGCAGACAAAAGCCTCGTTGTCGACGCCCTGTTTGGTGCGGGCCTCGACAGGCCGGTCACGGGCAAGGTTGCAGTTGCAATCGCCCGCGCCAATGATGCGCCGGTACGCCGCGTGGCGGTGGACGTTCCGTCAGGCCTCGATGGCTTTAGCGGCCAGCCGCTCGGGCCCGTCTTCAAGGCGCACTGCACGACCACCTTCTTTCGCAAGAAGCCGGGGCACCTGCTCTACCCTGGACGCACTTTGTGCGGTGATCTGATCGTTGCTGATATCGGCATCGCAGATGATGTTCTGGACACACTTCAGCCGCGCTGTTTCGAAAACACGCCGGCGCTCTGGCAAAAGCTGCTTCCGGCGCCGGACGTCGACACACATAAATACAGGCGCGGCCATGTGGCGGTGTTTTCCGGCGATGCGACCGCGACCGGCGCCGCGCGGCTCTCGGCCCTTGCCGCAGCAAGAAGCGGCGCGGGCGCGGTGACGCTGCTGTCGCCGGCCGAGGCTCTCGCTGTCAACGCCGCCCACCTCACCTCGATCATGCTCAGCCGCTGCGATCATATGGAGGATCTGCGCTCGTTCATCGAAAAGCGAAAACCGTCCGCCTTCGTGCTCGGCCCCGGTTTCGGCATTGGCGAAACGGCTCGCAAATTCGCTCTTTCGCTGCTGCAGGATCAAGCGGACAAACTGGTCTTCGACGCCGACGCAATGACGTCATTTCAGGATCATCCGGACATTCTCTTCGCTGCGGCACGGAAATCGCCATCGACCAGACTGGTGTTGACGCCGCATGAAGGCGAATTCAAGCGGCTGTTTCCCGATGTCGTCGAAACCAAAATGCCGTCCAAACTTGAAAGAGCCCGTGCTGCCGCTGTCCGCGCCGGTGCGGTCATCGTCTACAAGGGCGCCGATACGGTGATAGCATCGCCGGATGGCCGCGCGGCCATCAACGCCAATGGCACGCCGCTCCTGGCAACGGCGGGCTCCGGTGACGTTCTCGCGGGCCTTACCGGGGGATTGTTGGCGCAAGGCATGCCGCCCTATGAGGCCGCTTGCGCGGCGGTCTTCATTCACGGCGCTGCCGCGCGACGTCTCGGCTTTGGCCTGATCGCCGAGGACCTTCCTGCCGCCGCCGCAAAGGTCATCGCCGGTCTGCTGGGCAATCTGATCGAGGAGTGA
- a CDS encoding siphovirus Gp157 family protein produces the protein MSDASHILHRQAEAAKRLLAGLKESGDADDQEIVESAIEGETSLLEAIDEALAQIDECEVLVTGLKAKEEAFADRRKVIEQRAERLRASIEQALIITEQEKVTLPTATIYLAKRKANIVIDNEADIPATFWTIPKVEPKLDKKALKEALEAQEEVPGAHLDNGSISINIRRK, from the coding sequence ATGAGCGATGCATCCCATATTTTGCACCGGCAAGCGGAGGCAGCAAAGCGACTATTGGCCGGTCTAAAAGAAAGCGGCGATGCCGACGATCAGGAGATTGTCGAGAGTGCCATCGAAGGTGAGACCTCTCTGCTTGAAGCAATCGATGAAGCACTGGCACAGATCGATGAGTGCGAGGTTCTGGTTACTGGACTAAAGGCAAAGGAAGAAGCGTTTGCAGATCGCCGCAAGGTGATCGAGCAACGGGCTGAACGTCTTCGAGCATCCATTGAACAGGCTTTGATCATCACCGAGCAGGAAAAGGTCACGCTTCCAACGGCCACGATCTATCTCGCCAAGCGCAAGGCTAACATCGTCATCGACAACGAAGCGGACATTCCGGCCACGTTCTGGACGATCCCTAAGGTCGAACCGAAGCTCGACAAGAAAGCGCTCAAAGAGGCGCTTGAAGCTCAGGAAGAAGTTCCAGGCGCCCACCTCGACAACGGTTCCATCTCCATCAACATCAGGAGGAAATAA
- a CDS encoding site-specific integrase — MNDVATIDLPYIEYNPNRHGKDRYYFRFDGKRICRLPDDPHSEEFTVEYWKARNGLDAPEKTYTEKQVLAKVARPGTFHYLCSHYLQSKAFLFANMPLEALDAENIEKLRDRKKETPFAADERLKVLRQIFEAGKAAKPKPLVKVNTAKLVSPFRAQTDGHATMRDDDIAQYVKHHGKESKAVLGLTILMFTGVRVSDLAAIGPQHRRGDLLTFRVFKGRNKHPTTLQIPVHPILDAVLSLHPVKGLTYMVTEYDRPFSIKGLGNRVSDWFTQAGLPHLSAHSVRKGLATNMAENEATDLMLEGMFGWKDAKTSKIYTRNARRARLARQAVSKIDWGEMGNVLPHPDEGGGVPDCHTRRKDK; from the coding sequence ATGAACGACGTGGCGACAATCGACCTACCGTATATCGAATATAATCCGAACCGCCACGGTAAGGATCGCTATTACTTCCGGTTTGATGGAAAGCGCATCTGCCGGCTGCCGGATGACCCGCACAGCGAGGAATTCACGGTGGAGTACTGGAAGGCCCGCAACGGTCTCGACGCTCCTGAGAAGACCTATACAGAGAAACAGGTACTGGCGAAGGTTGCCCGGCCGGGTACGTTTCACTACCTGTGCTCGCATTATCTCCAGAGCAAGGCATTCCTATTCGCAAACATGCCGCTTGAAGCGCTCGATGCAGAGAACATCGAAAAGCTGCGTGATCGGAAAAAGGAAACGCCCTTCGCTGCCGATGAGCGCCTGAAGGTTCTGCGGCAGATATTCGAAGCGGGGAAAGCGGCAAAGCCGAAACCATTGGTCAAGGTGAATACCGCCAAGCTGGTGTCACCCTTTCGGGCCCAGACCGATGGTCACGCTACGATGCGAGATGACGATATAGCGCAATATGTCAAACATCACGGCAAGGAATCAAAGGCCGTACTTGGCCTGACCATTCTTATGTTCACTGGAGTGCGCGTCTCTGATCTGGCCGCAATCGGCCCACAGCACCGCCGTGGCGATCTTTTGACGTTCCGGGTGTTCAAGGGCCGCAACAAGCATCCGACGACCCTACAGATACCCGTACACCCGATTCTGGATGCCGTTCTTTCGCTGCATCCAGTCAAAGGCCTGACTTACATGGTGACCGAATATGACCGGCCGTTCTCCATCAAGGGTTTGGGGAACCGGGTGTCGGATTGGTTTACACAAGCCGGGCTTCCCCACTTGAGCGCGCACAGCGTTCGAAAGGGACTGGCGACCAACATGGCGGAGAACGAAGCCACCGATTTGATGCTTGAGGGGATGTTCGGCTGGAAGGATGCCAAGACCTCAAAAATCTATACGCGGAATGCTCGACGCGCGAGGCTGGCAAGACAGGCTGTTTCGAAGATTGATTGGGGTGAAATGGGGAACGTATTGCCACACCCTGACGAAGGGGGTGGTGTCCCAGACTGCCACACCCGAAGAAAAGATAAGTAA
- a CDS encoding DUF1376 domain-containing protein: MKHGLEWYKHEPRAFIDGVQGMGPELIGAYIVLLDLIYARGDETMRDDRHLAGILGCSIRKATSLTDSLIEQNKIQFEGGYLSNSRAKRDVKSARNSYETRSKSQSVRRENEAELNENNDLKDKPETSAFIRKDKNRIDEKPTCFSGRASARKPNGFVHVRKSTDAARSLIQELQENEQFGEDRGDEILDQAVRKFPTIAHVGS; this comes from the coding sequence ATGAAACACGGCTTGGAATGGTACAAACACGAGCCCAGAGCCTTCATTGACGGTGTTCAGGGAATGGGGCCAGAACTGATTGGCGCCTACATTGTCCTGCTCGATCTGATTTACGCACGCGGCGATGAAACGATGCGTGATGATCGACATCTTGCGGGCATTCTTGGCTGTTCAATCCGCAAGGCCACGAGCCTTACCGACAGTCTGATAGAGCAGAATAAAATCCAATTTGAAGGCGGTTATCTCTCCAATTCGCGCGCAAAAAGAGACGTGAAATCCGCTCGAAACAGCTACGAAACCCGGTCGAAATCTCAGTCTGTTCGGCGCGAAAATGAAGCTGAGTTGAATGAAAACAACGATTTAAAGGACAAACCTGAGACAAGCGCCTTTATTAGAAAAGATAAGAACAGAATAGATGAAAAACCTACCTGTTTTTCAGGGCGCGCAAGCGCGCGAAAACCTAATGGATTTGTCCATGTTCGAAAATCAACAGACGCAGCACGTTCACTCATCCAGGAGCTACAGGAAAATGAACAATTCGGAGAAGATCGAGGCGACGAAATCCTTGACCAAGCTGTTCGGAAGTTTCCCACAATCGCCCATGTCGGATCCTGA
- a CDS encoding DUF2312 domain-containing protein yields MSAEAEIKQFINRVLRLKEEQDTLGEDIREVYAEAKGRGYDKTALGAVVALIRQRVKIGSDAFNEKDEMVNLYLSAYEGPAQFLGEVMGPHTPAPARARENIEEFPLRATDSKLIETVANGVQTEIGRKALNTAIDIMIEREEAEYVGPETGEITNSSATTNELDDDAVAAVMDKVRLANANGVEPSSSNPTNSERPAFLIKDQPAKTMRDYRPHCQNPEACSGSGLKHCYSCSKLMAVESEVV; encoded by the coding sequence ATGAGTGCCGAGGCCGAAATCAAACAGTTCATCAACCGCGTTCTTCGCCTCAAGGAAGAGCAAGACACACTCGGCGAAGACATCCGCGAAGTGTATGCCGAAGCCAAGGGCAGGGGCTATGACAAGACTGCGCTTGGTGCCGTCGTTGCCCTCATTCGCCAGCGTGTGAAAATTGGCTCTGACGCATTCAACGAGAAAGACGAAATGGTCAACCTGTACCTCTCGGCTTACGAGGGTCCAGCGCAGTTTCTCGGCGAGGTGATGGGACCGCACACGCCAGCGCCTGCGCGCGCACGAGAAAACATTGAAGAATTTCCGCTTCGAGCGACCGACAGCAAACTCATTGAGACTGTTGCAAACGGCGTCCAGACCGAAATTGGCCGCAAGGCGCTGAACACTGCCATCGACATCATGATCGAGCGGGAAGAGGCGGAATACGTCGGCCCCGAAACGGGGGAAATTACCAATTCGTCGGCAACGACAAACGAATTGGATGACGACGCAGTCGCTGCAGTGATGGACAAAGTCCGACTGGCGAACGCCAATGGCGTTGAACCGTCGTCGTCCAACCCCACCAACTCCGAGCGCCCTGCGTTTCTGATCAAGGATCAACCGGCGAAGACAATGCGCGACTACCGTCCTCACTGTCAGAACCCAGAGGCCTGCAGCGGGTCTGGGCTCAAGCATTGCTACTCCTGTTCAAAACTAATGGCGGTTGAAAGCGAGGTCGTATGA
- a CDS encoding GGDEF domain-containing protein: MITSNILLLLSESLLYFGVMTALLHGRNRYGLGIFVCALGVMHFLETYLAAVFYIQLPFGIISPGSTVLFSGKLMMILLLYIKEDALVVRQPIYGLLIGNFLLVGLIMIARNHETLHAMPGRQPDMQFVDEMGSLMIWGTALLFLDSIAVILLYERLGRFFAKARIVRIFVASALTLTFDQLGFFAALHAISGTPMSALLGGWVAKIAAAVVYSCMIEAYLRWFDLDKGHGAAMNVRGVFESLTYRERYERLLEESGRDSLTGALDRRSLDADGPQLFARAKKEGTTFSLIAIDLDDFKSINDTYGHQTGDWVLQSAAHKMMAHMRIGDPFYRYGGEEFIGLCQGLSAEGASAMAERLRVAVEAAPHQNVQSVTVSIGVANYPGDGDSFDQLFGRADERLYRAKRSGKNRVVVG, from the coding sequence ATGATTACATCCAATATTTTATTGCTCCTGTCTGAATCGCTGCTCTATTTCGGTGTGATGACGGCCCTTCTGCATGGCCGCAACCGCTATGGCCTCGGCATATTCGTTTGTGCGCTCGGCGTGATGCACTTCCTTGAAACCTATCTTGCCGCGGTTTTCTATATCCAGCTTCCATTCGGTATCATTTCGCCGGGCTCGACGGTGCTGTTCAGCGGCAAGCTGATGATGATCCTGCTCCTCTACATCAAGGAGGACGCCCTGGTCGTGCGCCAGCCAATCTACGGCCTTCTCATCGGCAACTTCCTGCTGGTGGGGCTAATCATGATCGCGCGCAATCATGAAACGCTGCACGCCATGCCGGGCCGCCAGCCCGATATGCAGTTCGTTGACGAGATGGGCTCCCTGATGATCTGGGGAACAGCCCTGCTCTTCCTCGATTCCATTGCCGTCATTCTGCTCTACGAAAGACTGGGCCGCTTCTTTGCAAAGGCCAGGATCGTCCGCATCTTCGTTGCCTCGGCGTTGACCCTCACCTTTGACCAGCTCGGTTTTTTCGCAGCGCTGCATGCAATCAGTGGCACGCCAATGTCGGCTCTTCTCGGCGGCTGGGTCGCGAAGATTGCCGCTGCCGTCGTCTACAGTTGCATGATCGAGGCCTATCTGCGCTGGTTCGACCTGGATAAGGGTCATGGCGCTGCCATGAATGTCAGAGGGGTCTTCGAGTCCCTGACCTATCGTGAGAGATATGAGCGATTGCTGGAGGAATCCGGCCGTGACAGTCTGACCGGCGCGCTCGACCGCCGCAGCCTCGATGCGGACGGGCCGCAATTGTTTGCGCGGGCGAAAAAGGAAGGCACGACCTTCAGTCTGATCGCCATCGATCTCGACGATTTCAAAAGCATCAACGACACCTATGGCCATCAGACCGGTGATTGGGTCCTGCAATCGGCAGCCCACAAGATGATGGCCCATATGCGCATAGGCGATCCTTTTTACCGCTACGGCGGCGAGGAATTCATCGGCCTGTGCCAGGGATTGTCGGCGGAAGGCGCGTCCGCCATGGCGGAACGCCTGCGCGTGGCTGTCGAGGCAGCACCTCACCAGAATGTCCAGAGCGTCACTGTCAGTATCGGCGTTGCCAACTACCCGGGAGACGGCGACAGTTTCGACCAGTTGTTCGGGCGTGCCGACGAACGGCTCTACCGCGCGAAGCGGTCGGGCAAGAACAGGGTCGTCGTCGGCTGA
- the nusG gene encoding transcription termination/antitermination protein NusG, whose amino-acid sequence MKAAIDKHNHWYVVRTNVKCEEKASENIRKAGYDVFYPRRRVEVKNRRTHIYTTRESALMPRYLFVGLPPADRNFFKVRNGDGVECILGVGGRPARISADHVEAIYLAEVEMQFDDTRAARIHRKKEARSKKATTETQFPKGRGILVTDNMNPLARFGGVVQEITKSGRVIALVELFGRMTPVEFEARQLSPAA is encoded by the coding sequence ATGAAAGCGGCAATCGACAAACACAACCACTGGTACGTCGTCAGGACGAACGTTAAGTGCGAAGAGAAAGCCTCGGAGAATATTCGTAAAGCCGGATACGACGTCTTTTACCCGCGCCGCAGGGTCGAGGTGAAGAACCGGCGAACGCACATCTATACGACGCGAGAAAGCGCCCTGATGCCCCGCTATTTGTTCGTGGGGCTACCTCCGGCCGACAGAAACTTCTTCAAAGTTCGCAACGGCGACGGTGTAGAATGCATCCTCGGCGTGGGCGGCCGTCCGGCTCGCATTTCAGCCGATCATGTCGAAGCAATCTACCTCGCAGAAGTCGAAATGCAGTTCGATGATACCCGCGCCGCGCGCATCCATCGAAAAAAGGAAGCGAGATCGAAAAAGGCGACGACGGAAACGCAGTTCCCGAAAGGTAGGGGCATCCTGGTAACGGACAATATGAACCCGTTGGCAAGGTTTGGAGGCGTTGTTCAGGAGATCACCAAATCGGGAAGGGTCATAGCCCTTGTCGAACTTTTCGGGCGCATGACGCCTGTTGAATTCGAGGCTAGGCAGCTTAGTCCTGCGGCATAA
- a CDS encoding DUF6665 family protein, which produces MSFRPPQSISSRFDRNSPPSAIDMEIMGEMAAALGRAGQKVEQTLERLNAATDTERQLCLKAAAQAVHAYFIQRELCGLRNHDDPIRHYGIPRAVLVRLGAA; this is translated from the coding sequence ATGTCCTTTCGACCGCCACAAAGCATTTCGTCCCGTTTCGACAGAAACAGCCCGCCCAGTGCCATCGATATGGAGATCATGGGCGAAATGGCCGCCGCCCTCGGCCGCGCCGGACAAAAGGTCGAGCAGACACTGGAGAGATTGAACGCGGCGACGGACACGGAGCGGCAATTATGTCTCAAGGCCGCCGCGCAAGCGGTGCATGCCTATTTCATCCAGCGCGAACTGTGCGGCCTGCGCAATCACGACGACCCCATCCGCCATTATGGCATTCCGCGCGCCGTGCTGGTGCGGCTGGGTGCTGCCTAG